In one window of Pseudomonas putida DNA:
- the tpiA gene encoding triose-phosphate isomerase, translated as MRRPMVAGNWKMHGTRASVAELSLSLSNLALPSGVEVAVFPPSLFINQVIDELSGKGIIVGAQNSAVQPEQGALTGEVAPSQLAEVGCKLVLIGHSERRQIIGETDEVLNRKFAAAQASGLKPVLCVGETLEEREAGRTLEVVGRQLSSVIDAFGIKAFANAVIAYEPVWAIGTGLTASPQQAQDVHAAIRAQLKALDAEVAANAQLLYGGSVKAANAAELFGMPDIDGGLIGGASLNADEFGAICRAAGN; from the coding sequence ATGCGTCGCCCCATGGTAGCTGGTAACTGGAAGATGCACGGTACCCGCGCCAGCGTCGCTGAGCTGAGCCTGAGCCTGAGTAATCTGGCTCTTCCGAGTGGTGTCGAAGTTGCGGTGTTTCCGCCGTCGTTGTTCATCAATCAAGTCATTGATGAGTTGAGCGGCAAGGGGATCATCGTTGGAGCACAGAATTCTGCAGTACAGCCCGAACAGGGTGCGCTGACAGGTGAAGTTGCACCTAGTCAGTTGGCTGAAGTCGGTTGCAAGTTGGTGTTGATTGGCCATTCGGAGCGTCGCCAGATTATTGGTGAAACGGACGAAGTGCTGAATCGCAAGTTTGCAGCCGCACAGGCAAGTGGTTTGAAGCCGGTGCTCTGCGTAGGGGAAACTCTCGAGGAGCGCGAGGCTGGCAGGACGCTCGAAGTTGTCGGGCGTCAACTAAGCAGTGTTATCGATGCATTCGGTATCAAGGCTTTTGCCAATGCAGTAATTGCCTATGAGCCTGTATGGGCCATTGGCACTGGTTTGACGGCCTCGCCTCAGCAAGCCCAGGATGTGCATGCTGCCATCCGTGCGCAGCTGAAGGCGCTGGACGCCGAAGTTGCAGCGAATGCGCAACTTCTCTACGGCGGTAGCGTGAAGGCGGCCAATGCGGCCGAACTGTTCGGCATGCCGGATATTGATGGGGGGCTCATTGGTGGAGCATCCCTGAACGCAGACGAATTCGGTGCAATTTGTCGCGCCGCAGGAAACTGA
- the secG gene encoding preprotein translocase subunit SecG — protein MLETVVVVFHLLAALALVALVLMQQGKGAEAGASFGAGASNTVFGSQGSATFLSKFTAILAATFFLTALGLGYFAKQQAHQLTQAGLPDPAVLEVKEQKPAVNDDVPVLQEQKSEAAPKGDVPPPTEEQK, from the coding sequence ATGCTGGAAACAGTCGTAGTTGTTTTTCATCTGTTGGCTGCACTGGCGCTGGTAGCGCTGGTTCTGATGCAACAGGGTAAAGGTGCGGAAGCAGGTGCATCTTTCGGCGCAGGTGCTTCAAATACTGTGTTCGGAAGCCAAGGTTCTGCTACCTTCCTGAGTAAATTTACTGCTATACTTGCTGCCACTTTCTTTTTGACTGCACTTGGGTTAGGATACTTCGCCAAGCAGCAGGCACACCAGCTGACTCAAGCCGGTTTGCCAGATCCAGCAGTGCTGGAAGTTAAAGAGCAAAAGCCGGCAGTAAATGATGATGTACCGGTGCTCCAGGAACAGAAGAGTGAAGCCGCCCCAAAAGGTGACGTCCCTCCTCCTACCGAAGAGCAGAAGTAA
- the rimP gene encoding ribosome maturation factor RimP — MSSKLEQLQALLAPVVEGLGYQCWGIEYVSQGKHSVLRIYIDKEDGILVDDCEAVSRQASAILDVEDPISSEYTLEVSSPGMDRPLFTLEQFASHAGEQVKIKLRTPFEGRRNFQGLLRGVEDQDVVIQVDTNEFLLPIDSIDKANIIPSFD, encoded by the coding sequence GTGTCGAGCAAGCTAGAACAGTTGCAGGCCTTGTTGGCCCCGGTTGTCGAGGGTCTGGGCTATCAGTGCTGGGGGATCGAATACGTTTCCCAGGGTAAGCATTCGGTACTACGCATCTATATCGACAAGGAAGACGGCATCCTGGTGGACGACTGCGAAGCGGTCAGCCGTCAGGCCAGCGCCATTCTTGATGTGGAAGATCCGATCAGCAGTGAATACACCCTTGAGGTGTCCTCTCCAGGCATGGATCGCCCGCTGTTCACACTGGAACAGTTTGCTTCGCATGCGGGCGAGCAAGTGAAGATCAAGCTGCGTACGCCCTTCGAGGGTCGTCGTAACTTCCAGGGCCTTCTCCGCGGTGTGGAGGATCAGGACGTGGTGATCCAGGTGGATACCAACGAATTCCTGCTGCCGATCGACTCGATCGACAAGGCCAATATTATTCCCAGTTTTGACTGA
- the nusA gene encoding transcription termination factor NusA gives MSKEVLLVVESVSNEKGVPPGVIFEALEVALATATKKRFEDEVDLRVEINRHTGSYETFRRWTVVDENDLDDPAIETWLDKIKDSHPDAKIGDVIEEKIESIEFGRIAAQTAKQVIVQKVREAERAQVVDAYRERVGEIISGTVKKVTRDNVIVDLGNNAEALLAREDIIPRETFRVGVRLRALLKEIRTENRGPQLILSRTAPQMLIELFRIEVPEIAEGLIEVMAASRDPGSRAKIAVRSKDKRIDPQGACIGMRGSRVQAVSGELGGERVDIVLWDENPAQFVINAMSPAEVAAIIVDEDAHAMDIAVAEDNLAQAIGRGGQNVRLASQLTGWTLNVMTEKDIQAKQQAETGDILRNFIEELEVDEELAQVLVDEGFTSLEEIAYVPLEEMLNIDGFDEEIVNELRARAKDRLLTKAIATEEKLADAHPAEDLLSLEGMDKDLAAELAVRGVVNREDLAEQSIDDLLDIDGIDEERAGKLIMAARAHWFE, from the coding sequence ATGAGCAAAGAAGTACTGCTGGTTGTTGAATCGGTATCCAACGAAAAGGGTGTACCACCCGGCGTCATTTTCGAAGCGCTGGAAGTGGCCCTGGCTACCGCAACCAAAAAACGTTTTGAAGACGAAGTCGATCTGCGTGTGGAAATCAACCGCCACACCGGTAGCTACGAGACCTTCCGTCGCTGGACCGTGGTCGACGAAAACGACCTGGACGATCCGGCGATTGAAACCTGGCTGGACAAGATCAAGGACTCTCATCCGGACGCCAAGATTGGCGACGTGATCGAGGAGAAGATCGAGTCCATCGAGTTCGGTCGTATCGCCGCCCAGACCGCGAAGCAGGTCATCGTGCAGAAGGTCCGTGAGGCCGAGCGCGCCCAGGTGGTCGACGCCTACCGCGAGCGTGTCGGCGAGATCATCTCCGGCACCGTCAAGAAGGTCACCCGCGACAACGTCATCGTCGACCTGGGCAACAATGCCGAGGCGCTGCTGGCTCGCGAAGACATCATCCCGCGTGAGACTTTCCGCGTCGGTGTGCGCCTGCGTGCACTGCTCAAGGAAATCCGCACCGAGAACCGTGGCCCGCAGTTGATCCTGTCGCGTACCGCACCGCAGATGCTGATCGAGCTGTTCCGCATCGAAGTGCCGGAAATCGCCGAGGGCCTGATCGAGGTGATGGCAGCGTCCCGTGATCCGGGTTCGCGCGCCAAGATCGCCGTGCGCTCCAAGGACAAGCGTATCGATCCTCAAGGCGCCTGCATCGGCATGCGGGGTTCGCGCGTCCAGGCAGTCTCCGGTGAGTTGGGTGGTGAGCGTGTGGATATCGTCCTGTGGGACGAGAACCCGGCACAGTTCGTCATCAACGCCATGTCGCCGGCCGAAGTCGCGGCGATCATCGTTGACGAGGATGCCCACGCAATGGACATCGCCGTTGCCGAGGACAACCTGGCGCAGGCTATCGGCCGCGGCGGTCAGAACGTTCGCCTGGCCAGTCAGCTGACTGGCTGGACCCTGAACGTGATGACCGAGAAGGATATCCAGGCCAAGCAGCAAGCTGAAACAGGTGACATCCTGCGTAACTTCATCGAGGAACTGGAAGTCGACGAAGAGCTGGCACAGGTGCTGGTCGACGAAGGCTTCACCAGCCTCGAAGAAATTGCTTACGTACCGTTGGAAGAAATGCTCAACATCGATGGCTTCGACGAGGAAATCGTCAACGAGCTGCGTGCTCGTGCCAAGGACCGTTTGTTGACCAAAGCCATCGCTACCGAAGAAAAACTGGCAGACGCCCATCCGGCCGAAGACCTGCTCTCCCTCGAGGGCATGGACAAGGACCTGGCGGCGGAACTGGCGGTGCGCGGCGTGGTTAACCGCGAAGACCTGGCCGAGCAGTCGATCGACGACCTGCTCGACATCGACGGCATCGACGAAGAGCGTGCCGGCAAGTTGATCATGGCCGCCCGAGCCCACTGGTTCGAGTAA
- the infB gene encoding translation initiation factor IF-2, which produces MTQVTVKELAQEVEAPVERLLQQMREAGLPHTDAGQVVTDNEKQVLLTHLKSSHKSKAEEPRKITLQRKTTSTLRVAGSKSISVEVRKKKVFVQRSPEEIQAEQKREAEERRAAENAAREKVEAETRQRNEEQARRQAAEAPVAAPAPRAESAPAAAEPVVADAPVSDDAAARAAERKKDENRRNENRTRDDDRRGAGGERRGEAPRVSIKVKVKEKEKAPTPRAAPRTTDEESDGARRGRGGKSKLKKRNQHGFQSPTGPVIRDVSIGETITVSELAQQMSVKAAEVVKFMFKLGTPVTINQVLDQETAQLVAEELGHKVTLVSDTALEDSLAESLKFEGEVESRAPVVTVMGHVDHGKTSLLDYIRRAKVAAGEAGGITQHIGAYHVETDRGMVTFLDTPGHAAFTQMRARGAKATDIVILVVAADDGVMPQTREAVQHAKAAGVPLVVAVNKIDKPGADLDRIRNELAVEGVTSEDWGGDTPFVKVSAKMGTGVDELLEAVLLQAEILELTATPTAPGRGVVVESRLDKGRGPVATILVQDGTLRQGDMVLVGSNYGRVRAMLDENGKPVKEAGPSIPVEILGLDGTPEAGDELSVVADEKKAREVALFRQGKYREVKLARAHAGKLENIFETMGQEEKKTLNIVLKTDVRGSLEALQGSLGSLGNDEVQVRVIGGGVGGITESDANLALASNAVLFGFNVRADAGARKIVEQEGLDMRYYNVIYDIIEDVKKALTGMLGSDVRENILGVAEVRDVFRSPKFGAIAGCMVIEGTVYRNRPIRVLREDVVIFEGELESLRRFKDDAAEVRNGMECGIGVKSYNDVKVGDKIEVFEKVQVARTL; this is translated from the coding sequence ATGACGCAAGTCACGGTGAAAGAACTGGCCCAAGAGGTCGAGGCACCGGTAGAGCGCCTGCTGCAGCAGATGCGTGAGGCAGGTCTGCCGCACACCGACGCCGGTCAGGTAGTGACCGACAATGAGAAGCAGGTTCTGCTGACTCATCTGAAGAGCAGCCACAAGAGCAAGGCGGAAGAGCCACGCAAGATTACCTTGCAGCGCAAGACCACCAGCACCCTGCGTGTCGCCGGTAGCAAGAGCATCAGCGTAGAAGTACGCAAGAAGAAAGTATTCGTGCAGCGCAGCCCGGAAGAGATCCAGGCCGAGCAGAAGCGTGAGGCTGAAGAGCGCCGTGCCGCTGAGAATGCTGCGCGTGAGAAGGTCGAGGCCGAGACTCGCCAGCGTAACGAAGAGCAGGCTCGCCGTCAGGCCGCCGAAGCTCCGGTTGCGGCGCCTGCGCCACGTGCCGAATCGGCTCCGGCTGCTGCCGAGCCTGTAGTGGCCGATGCCCCGGTGTCCGATGACGCCGCGGCACGTGCCGCCGAGCGCAAGAAGGACGAGAACCGTCGCAACGAAAACCGCACCCGTGACGACGACCGTCGTGGCGCCGGTGGTGAGCGTCGTGGCGAAGCCCCTCGCGTGTCGATCAAGGTCAAGGTCAAGGAGAAGGAAAAAGCTCCGACTCCGCGCGCTGCACCGCGCACCACTGACGAAGAGAGCGATGGCGCGCGTCGTGGCCGTGGCGGCAAGAGCAAGCTGAAGAAGCGCAACCAGCACGGCTTCCAGAGCCCGACTGGTCCGGTCATCCGTGATGTCAGCATCGGCGAGACCATCACCGTCTCCGAGCTGGCTCAGCAGATGTCGGTCAAGGCTGCCGAAGTCGTCAAGTTCATGTTCAAGCTGGGTACTCCGGTCACCATCAACCAGGTGCTTGACCAGGAGACCGCTCAGTTGGTCGCCGAAGAGCTGGGCCACAAGGTCACCCTGGTCAGCGATACCGCCCTGGAAGACTCCCTGGCCGAATCGCTGAAGTTCGAAGGTGAAGTCGAGTCCCGCGCGCCGGTCGTGACCGTCATGGGCCACGTCGACCACGGCAAGACCTCGCTGCTCGACTACATCCGTCGTGCCAAGGTCGCCGCTGGCGAAGCCGGTGGTATCACCCAGCACATCGGTGCCTACCACGTGGAAACCGACCGCGGCATGGTCACCTTCCTCGATACTCCGGGCCACGCTGCGTTTACCCAAATGCGTGCCCGCGGTGCCAAGGCGACCGACATCGTCATCCTGGTGGTGGCGGCGGACGACGGCGTGATGCCACAGACCCGTGAGGCCGTTCAGCATGCGAAAGCTGCTGGTGTTCCGCTGGTGGTCGCGGTGAACAAGATCGACAAGCCGGGTGCCGACCTCGATCGCATCCGCAACGAACTGGCCGTCGAAGGCGTGACCTCCGAGGACTGGGGTGGTGACACTCCGTTCGTCAAGGTTTCGGCGAAGATGGGTACCGGTGTCGACGAACTGCTCGAAGCCGTCCTGCTGCAAGCAGAGATTCTCGAGCTGACCGCCACCCCGACCGCACCTGGTCGTGGCGTTGTCGTCGAGTCGCGTCTGGACAAGGGCCGCGGTCCGGTCGCCACCATCCTGGTTCAGGACGGTACGCTGCGTCAGGGCGACATGGTTCTGGTTGGCTCCAACTATGGCCGCGTACGTGCCATGCTCGACGAGAACGGCAAGCCTGTGAAGGAAGCCGGCCCGTCGATCCCGGTCGAGATCCTCGGCCTGGATGGCACCCCGGAAGCCGGTGACGAGCTGTCCGTGGTCGCTGACGAGAAGAAGGCACGTGAAGTCGCCCTGTTCCGTCAAGGCAAGTACCGTGAGGTCAAGCTGGCCCGTGCTCACGCCGGCAAGCTGGAAAACATCTTCGAGACCATGGGTCAGGAAGAGAAGAAGACCCTCAACATCGTCCTCAAGACCGACGTGCGCGGCTCTCTGGAAGCACTCCAGGGCTCGCTCGGCAGCCTGGGCAACGACGAAGTTCAGGTGCGCGTCATCGGTGGCGGCGTCGGTGGTATCACCGAGAGCGACGCCAACCTGGCGCTGGCTTCGAATGCAGTACTGTTCGGCTTCAACGTGCGTGCCGATGCCGGCGCGCGCAAGATCGTCGAGCAGGAAGGTCTGGATATGCGTTACTACAACGTGATCTACGACATCATCGAAGACGTCAAGAAAGCCCTGACCGGCATGCTCGGCAGCGATGTTCGCGAGAACATCCTGGGTGTCGCCGAAGTGCGTGATGTGTTCCGTTCTCCGAAGTTCGGCGCCATCGCTGGCTGTATGGTCATCGAAGGTACCGTGTACCGCAACCGTCCGATCCGCGTACTGCGCGAGGACGTTGTGATCTTCGAAGGCGAGCTGGAATCGCTGCGTCGCTTCAAGGACGACGCCGCCGAAGTGCGTAACGGCATGGAGTGCGGTATCGGCGTCAAGAGCTACAACGACGTCAAGGTCGGCGACAAGATCGAAGTCTTCGAGAAAGTCCAGGTTGCCCGTACCCTGTAA
- the rbfA gene encoding 30S ribosome-binding factor RbfA: protein MAKEYSRTQRIGDQMQRELAELIRREVKDPRVGLVTITAVDVSRDLGHAKVFITVMGQDDADAVPQTLKALNSAASFLRLHLGRAMQLRSVPQLHFHFDESVSRGVHLSALIERAVAEDRLHKDADELDTKE, encoded by the coding sequence ATGGCAAAAGAATATAGCCGTACCCAACGCATCGGCGACCAGATGCAGCGCGAGCTGGCCGAGTTGATCCGCCGTGAAGTCAAGGATCCACGTGTGGGCCTGGTGACCATCACCGCGGTCGACGTCAGTCGTGATCTCGGTCACGCCAAGGTTTTCATCACCGTGATGGGCCAGGATGACGCCGACGCCGTACCCCAGACCCTCAAGGCGCTCAACAGTGCCGCCAGTTTCCTGCGTCTGCACCTCGGGCGGGCGATGCAACTGCGCAGCGTTCCACAACTGCATTTCCACTTCGATGAAAGTGTCAGCCGGGGTGTTCACCTCTCGGCACTGATCGAGCGTGCGGTGGCTGAAGATCGCCTGCACAAGGATGCCGACGAGCTGGACACCAAGGAGTAA
- the truB gene encoding tRNA pseudouridine(55) synthase TruB: MAQVKRIRRNVSGIILLDKPLGFTSNAALQKVRWLLNAEKAGHTGSLDPLATGVLPLCFGEATKFSQYLLDSDKGYETVMQLGQTTSTADAEGEVLQTREVTVGRADIEAAIPRFRGEIRQVPPMYSALKRDGQPLYKLARAGEVVEREARSVTINRLELLECEGTRARLSVGCSKGTYIRTLVEDIGEVLGCGAYVAELRRTQAGPFALAQTVTLEELEQAHAEGGNEALDRFLMPSDSGLQDWPLVLLSEHSAFYWLHGQSVRAPDAPQFGMVRVQDHNGRFIGIGEVSEDGRIAPRRLIRSE; encoded by the coding sequence GTGGCCCAGGTCAAACGTATCCGTCGTAACGTCAGCGGTATCATCCTGCTCGACAAGCCCTTGGGTTTCACCTCCAATGCAGCGTTGCAGAAGGTCCGCTGGCTGCTCAATGCAGAAAAGGCCGGCCATACCGGCAGCCTCGACCCACTGGCCACCGGTGTTTTGCCGCTGTGCTTCGGTGAGGCCACCAAGTTTTCGCAGTACCTGCTCGATTCCGACAAGGGCTACGAAACCGTCATGCAGCTGGGGCAGACTACCAGCACCGCGGACGCCGAAGGCGAGGTGCTGCAGACCCGCGAGGTGACCGTTGGTCGCGCCGATATCGAAGCCGCGATCCCGCGTTTTCGAGGTGAAATCCGCCAGGTGCCGCCGATGTACTCGGCGCTCAAGCGTGACGGCCAGCCGCTTTACAAGCTGGCGCGTGCAGGAGAGGTAGTGGAGCGCGAGGCGCGTTCTGTTACTATTAACCGCTTGGAGTTGCTCGAGTGCGAAGGCACCCGTGCGCGCCTCTCGGTCGGCTGCAGCAAAGGCACCTATATCCGCACCTTGGTCGAGGATATCGGTGAGGTGCTGGGCTGTGGTGCCTATGTCGCAGAACTGCGTCGCACCCAGGCCGGGCCTTTCGCCCTGGCACAGACCGTGACGCTCGAGGAGCTCGAGCAGGCGCATGCCGAAGGCGGCAACGAAGCACTCGATCGCTTCCTCATGCCGTCCGACAGCGGGCTGCAGGACTGGCCGCTGGTGCTGTTGTCCGAGCACAGCGCGTTCTACTGGCTGCACGGTCAGTCAGTGCGAGCACCGGACGCGCCGCAGTTCGGCATGGTCCGGGTACAGGATCACAATGGTCGCTTCATCGGTATCGGTGAAGTGAGCGAAGACGGGCGCATTGCGCCGCGTCGACTGATTCGGTCGGAATGA
- the rpsO gene encoding 30S ribosomal protein S15, whose translation MALSVEEKAQIVADYQQAAGDTGSPEVQVALLTANINKLQGHFKANEKDHHSRRGLIRMVNQRRKLLDYLKGKDTTRYSALIGRLGLRR comes from the coding sequence ATGGCCCTCAGCGTCGAAGAAAAAGCTCAGATCGTTGCCGATTACCAGCAAGCCGCCGGCGATACCGGTAGCCCGGAAGTGCAGGTTGCTCTGCTGACCGCCAACATCAACAAGCTGCAAGGCCACTTCAAGGCCAACGAAAAAGACCACCACTCCCGTCGTGGTCTGATCCGTATGGTCAACCAGCGTCGTAAGCTGCTGGATTACCTGAAGGGCAAAGACACCACTCGTTACAGCGCCCTGATCGGTCGCCTGGGCCTGCGTCGCTAA
- the pnp gene encoding polyribonucleotide nucleotidyltransferase, translated as MNPVIKTFQFGQSTVTLETGRIARQATGAVLVTVDNDVTVLVTVVGAKQADPGKGFFPLSVHYQEKTYAAGKIPGGFFKREGRPSEKETLTSRLIDRPIRPLFPEGFMNEVQVVCTVVSTSKKTDPDIAAMIGTSAALAISGIPFEGPIGAARVAFHESTGYLLNPTYEQLAASSLDMVVAGTSDAVLMVESEAQELTEDQMLGAVLFAHDEFQAVIKAVKELAAEAGKPTWDWKPAVANTALFDAIRAEFGEAVSQGYTITVKADRYARLGELRDQAIAKFSGEEGQPSASEVKDIFGEIEYRTVRENIVNGKPRIDGRDTKTVRPLNIEVGVLPKTHGSALFTRGETQALVVATLGTARDAQLLDTLEGEKKDPFMLHYNFPPFSVGECGRMGGAGRREIGHGRLARRSVQAMLPAADVFPYTIRVVSEITESNGSSSMASVCGASLALMDAGVPMKAPVAGIAMGLVKEGEKFAILTDILGDEDHLGDMDFKVAGTAKGVTALQMDIKINGITEEIMEIALGQALEARLNILGQMNQIIGQSRTELSANAPTMIAMKIDTDKIRDVIGKGGATIRAICEETKASIDIEDDGSIKIFGETKEAADAAKQRILGITAEAEIGKIYVGKVERIVDFGAFVNILPGKDGLVHISMLSDARVEKVTDVLKEGQEVEVLVLDVDNRGRIKLSIKDVAAAKASGV; from the coding sequence GTGAACCCGGTAATCAAGACGTTCCAGTTCGGTCAATCGACCGTCACTCTCGAAACGGGCCGCATTGCCCGTCAGGCCACCGGCGCCGTGCTGGTCACCGTCGACAACGATGTCACCGTGCTGGTGACCGTGGTCGGTGCCAAGCAAGCCGATCCAGGCAAGGGCTTCTTCCCGCTGTCCGTGCACTATCAGGAAAAGACCTACGCCGCTGGCAAGATCCCTGGCGGTTTCTTCAAGCGTGAAGGCCGTCCTTCCGAGAAAGAAACCCTGACCTCGCGTCTGATCGACCGTCCGATTCGCCCGCTCTTCCCTGAAGGCTTCATGAACGAAGTGCAGGTCGTCTGCACCGTGGTTTCCACCAGCAAGAAGACCGATCCGGACATCGCTGCGATGATCGGTACCTCGGCTGCCCTGGCCATCTCCGGCATTCCGTTCGAAGGCCCGATCGGCGCCGCCCGCGTTGCCTTCCACGAAAGCACCGGCTACCTGCTTAACCCGACCTACGAGCAACTGGCTGCCTCGAGCCTGGACATGGTCGTTGCCGGTACCTCCGACGCCGTACTGATGGTCGAATCGGAAGCCCAGGAACTGACCGAAGACCAGATGCTGGGCGCCGTGCTGTTCGCCCACGACGAGTTCCAGGCTGTGATCAAGGCCGTCAAGGAACTGGCCGCCGAAGCCGGCAAGCCAACCTGGGACTGGAAACCAGCCGTTGCCAACACTGCACTGTTCGACGCTATTCGTGCCGAGTTCGGTGAAGCCGTATCCCAGGGCTACACCATCACCGTCAAGGCCGACCGCTACGCGCGCCTGGGCGAGCTGCGTGACCAGGCCATCGCCAAGTTCTCCGGTGAAGAAGGCCAGCCATCGGCGAGCGAAGTCAAAGACATCTTCGGCGAAATCGAGTACCGCACCGTTCGCGAAAACATCGTCAACGGCAAGCCGCGTATCGACGGTCGCGACACCAAGACCGTACGTCCGCTGAACATCGAAGTCGGTGTTCTGCCCAAGACCCACGGTTCGGCACTGTTCACCCGTGGTGAAACCCAGGCCCTGGTCGTTGCCACCCTCGGCACCGCCCGTGACGCCCAGCTGCTGGACACTCTCGAAGGCGAGAAGAAAGACCCCTTCATGCTGCACTACAACTTCCCGCCGTTCTCGGTAGGCGAATGTGGTCGCATGGGCGGTGCTGGCCGTCGTGAGATCGGTCACGGCCGTCTGGCTCGTCGCTCGGTCCAGGCCATGCTGCCTGCCGCTGACGTGTTCCCGTACACCATCCGCGTCGTTTCGGAAATCACCGAATCCAACGGTTCGAGCTCCATGGCTTCGGTCTGCGGTGCTTCCCTGGCTCTGATGGACGCTGGCGTTCCAATGAAAGCGCCGGTTGCCGGTATCGCCATGGGCCTGGTCAAGGAAGGCGAGAAGTTCGCGATCCTGACTGACATCCTGGGTGACGAAGACCACCTGGGCGACATGGACTTCAAGGTTGCCGGTACCGCCAAAGGTGTTACCGCGCTGCAGATGGACATCAAGATCAACGGCATCACCGAAGAGATCATGGAGATCGCCCTGGGCCAGGCCCTGGAAGCTCGCCTGAACATCCTCGGCCAGATGAACCAGATCATCGGTCAGTCGCGTACCGAGCTGTCGGCCAACGCCCCGACCATGATCGCGATGAAGATCGACACCGACAAGATCCGTGACGTCATCGGTAAAGGCGGCGCCACCATCCGCGCCATCTGTGAAGAGACCAAAGCTTCGATCGACATCGAAGACGACGGCTCGATCAAGATCTTCGGCGAAACCAAGGAAGCGGCAGATGCTGCCAAGCAGCGCATCCTGGGTATCACCGCAGAAGCCGAGATCGGCAAGATCTACGTCGGCAAGGTCGAGCGTATCGTCGACTTCGGCGCCTTCGTCAACATCCTGCCTGGCAAGGACGGTCTGGTGCACATCTCCATGCTCAGCGATGCGCGTGTAGAGAAGGTTACCGACGTGCTGAAAGAAGGCCAGGAAGTCGAAGTACTGGTACTGGACGTGGACAACCGCGGCCGTATCAAGCTGTCGATCAAGGACGTCGCCGCTGCCAAGGCATCGGGTGTCTAA
- a CDS encoding BON domain-containing protein: protein MKKFAIAAATATALTLSMANGAFAAEATQAPVMLASNQPVADAKQETSDTWITTKVKADLLTEKGIPGSDIKVETSHGVVSLSSDVKVTESQKKEAVRITQNVKGVKSVTAEALKAE, encoded by the coding sequence ATGAAGAAGTTTGCCATTGCTGCCGCTACTGCTACCGCCCTGACTCTGTCGATGGCTAACGGCGCATTCGCCGCAGAGGCTACCCAAGCTCCAGTGATGCTGGCTTCCAACCAACCGGTGGCCGACGCCAAGCAAGAAACCTCGGACACCTGGATCACCACCAAGGTCAAGGCTGATCTGCTGACCGAAAAAGGCATCCCAGGCAGCGATATCAAAGTTGAAACCAGCCACGGTGTTGTCTCCCTTTCTTCCGATGTCAAAGTAACCGAATCGCAGAAGAAAGAAGCGGTGCGCATCACCCAGAACGTTAAAGGCGTGAAAAGCGTGACCGCTGAAGCGCTGAAAGCTGAATAA